One genomic window of Pocillopora verrucosa isolate sample1 chromosome 8, ASM3666991v2, whole genome shotgun sequence includes the following:
- the LOC131797580 gene encoding adenosine receptor A2b-like, with product MNYTEDSEPSKMADSHLPAVVANIVIAGFLCYTTTMMNTVTIYALWKTSSLSKPLKTLLLSLAVSDLGAGLLSQPMYIAYLVEKDLRSKNPKTLDDFSTIISNILFLTSFCSITALSTDRFLAIQWPLRYQEIVTHRRVLILVMAIWLTTVVFIPIDVLVISRKFPSVSTAIFFTIHSLSFFTSTLTSFRIYLTIRRHSIQIQTQTQHVTQNNGLVNMARIKKSAQSTIWIYLVFWVCYLPYFFVYVYVYVESIPPPRELLMFTVTLVLVNSALNPVIYCWKIRHFRPSILRILRKITNRNNLGERSVYSFDG from the coding sequence ATGAATTACACAGAGGACAGTGAACCTTCTAAAATGGCAGATTCGCACTTACCTGCTGTAGTCGCCAACATTGTCATCGCTGGCTTTCTGTGTTATACCACCACTATGATGAACACTGTAACAATCTACGCGCTGTGGAAAACCTCTTCATTGTCAAAACCTTTGAAAACATTGCTTTTAAGCCTTGCTGTATCTGATCTTGGTGCTGGCCTTCTGAGTCAGCCAATGTACATCGCCTACTTGGTTGAAAAGGATTTACGATCCAAGAATCCTAAGACTCTTGACGATTTTTCTACAATCATATCCAACATCCTTTTTTTAACTTCGTTTTGCAGCATTACAGCCTTAAGTACAGACAGATTCCTTGCCATTCAGTGGCCTCTTCGTTACCAAGAAATTGTGACCCACAGACGAGTACTGATTCTTGTCATGGCAATATGGCTAACCACTGTAGTCTTTATACCGATCGATGTCCTCGTGATAAGCCGAAAATTTCCAAGTGTCTCTACCgcaatttttttcaccatccATTCCCTGTCCTTTTTTACTTCCACATTAACTTCTTTCAggatttatttaacaattaggCGTCATAGCATTCAAATTCAGACTCAAACACAGCATGTAACACAAAATAACGGCCTGGTAAATATGGCGAGGATAAAAAAATCCGCTCAAAGCACTATTTGGATTTACCTCGTATTTTGGGTTTGTTATCTGCCCTACTTTTTTGTAtatgtttatgtttatgttGAATCTATTCCTCCACCTCGAGAGCTACTAATGTTCACGGTGACTCTTGTACTTGTAAATTCCGCCCTCAATCCTGTCATctactgctggaagatcagGCATTTTCGACCCTCCATCCTAAGAATCCTTCGAAAAATAACTAATCGCAACAACTTAGGCGAAAGATCGGTTTACAGCTTTGACGGATAA